One segment of Brassica napus cultivar Da-Ae chromosome C3, Da-Ae, whole genome shotgun sequence DNA contains the following:
- the LOC111208166 gene encoding uncharacterized protein LOC111208166, with product MEDVLSRAWAEVKWEEDVTSRAKAQQNQDPKTIRSNRTERDEKPSQRLARDSGNRNRGRYQNKPIEKAKGMAVSTWPDISHLSVLRPELINVLRQMGQQVKWPQKMKAPDSFWNPSLWCDFHRDHGHKTEDCFALKIEVNELLMKGHLREFLSEKAKSHLSKETTGKPNEVAPISPPRLDRVIHVISGGSEISDEISFTAKEQEKVLTPHHDALVISLTVANGLVKRILVDNGSSSNIIFQAAYKDLGLEESALTWRITPLIGFSGEVKQTAGEVTLPLYAEGINMLTKFIVVDCDSSYNMIDGPGFMA from the exons ATGGAAGACGTCCTATCCCGAGCTTGGGCGGAGGTAAAATGGGAGGAGGATGTCACCAGTCGCGCTAAGGCGCAGCAAAATCAAGATCCCAAGACAATCAGATCAAACCGAACCGAGCGAGACGAGAAACCCTCTCAAAGACTAGCCAGGGACTCTGGGAATCGAAACCGGGGCAGATACCAGAACAAGCCGATCGAGAAGGCAAAAGGGATGGCAGTGTCCACGTGGCCAGACATCTCTCACCTCTCCGTCTTAAGGCCGGAGCTGATCAATGTTCTGAGgcagatgggccaacaggtcAAGTGGCCTCAGAAGATGAAAGCACCCGATTCTTTCTGGAACCCTAGTCTCTGGTGTGACTTCCACCGAGACCACGGTCACAAAACGGAGGACTGCTTCGCACTGAAGATCGAGGTCAATGAGTTGCTTATGAAAGGACACCTCAGGGAGTTCCTTTCCGAGAAGGCCAAGAGCCATCTAAGCAAGGAGACAACGGGGAAGCCCAATGAAGTTGCTCCCATCTCGCCACCTCGACTGGACCGAGTGATACATGTCATATCGGGCGGTTCAGAGATCAGCG ACGAAATAAGTTTCACGGCCAAGGAGCAGGAAAAGGTTCTCACCCCACATCACGACGCCCTGGTCATATCGCTCACTGTAGCGAATGGCCTGGTGAAAAGGATACTGGTAGATAATGGAAGCTCCagcaacatcatcttccaggcCGCATACAAGGATCTAGGGCTGGAGGAAAGTGCTCTAACTTGGAGGATAACCCCACTCATAGGGTTCAGCGGAGAAGTCAAGCAAACCGCCGGAGAGGTGACCCTCCCGCTATACGCTGAAGGGATCAACATGTTAACCAAGTTCATTGTTGTTGACTGCGACTCGTCCTACAATATGATAGACGGCCCTGGATTCATGGCATGA